From Enterococcus wangshanyuanii, the proteins below share one genomic window:
- a CDS encoding carbohydrate ABC transporter permease, whose amino-acid sequence MKLKPKADDQISFRQLFKKGDKSIKLSFIFMGMANLLNGQIVKGLLFLALQLGFIAWLVLNGFHALSMLQTLGTKSQGWVMDETLGIEVQQPGDNSMLLLLFGIAAIILIVLFIFLYFVNLRSARKIFVLKEANKPLPTLKEDLSSLLNEKFYVTLMSIPLLGVLAFTILPLLYMISIAFTSYDHNHLPPKNLFSWVGFANFGNVITGDIASTFFPVLSWTLIWAVLATATTFFFGILLALLINAKGVKGKKVWRTIFVITMAVPQFVSLLLMANLFNGSGPVNALLQNWGLIDQPIPFLTDGLLAKVTVIFVNMWVGIPVTMLVATGIITNLPDDQIEAAEIDGANKFQIFKNITFPQILFVMAPSLIQQFIGNINNFNVIFLLTGGQPANSNYHSAGETDLLVTWLYKLTVTAADYNLASVIGIIIFVLSAVFSLIAYTRSSSFKTEGA is encoded by the coding sequence ATGAAGTTAAAACCGAAAGCGGATGATCAGATTAGTTTTAGACAGTTGTTCAAAAAAGGAGATAAATCGATCAAACTCTCTTTTATTTTCATGGGAATGGCCAACTTGCTGAATGGTCAAATAGTCAAAGGACTCCTTTTTTTAGCGTTGCAGCTTGGTTTTATCGCTTGGTTGGTGCTGAATGGATTTCATGCACTCTCAATGCTTCAAACCTTGGGGACGAAATCTCAAGGCTGGGTCATGGATGAGACGTTGGGAATCGAAGTGCAGCAACCAGGTGATAACTCGATGCTGCTTCTGCTATTTGGGATTGCAGCAATTATTCTTATTGTCCTTTTTATTTTTCTTTATTTTGTCAATCTTAGAAGTGCCCGTAAAATATTTGTGCTAAAAGAAGCAAATAAGCCTTTGCCGACGTTAAAAGAAGATTTAAGTAGTTTGCTGAATGAAAAATTTTATGTGACATTGATGAGTATTCCGTTGTTAGGTGTCTTGGCATTCACGATTTTACCTTTGCTTTATATGATTTCGATCGCATTTACAAGCTATGATCATAATCATTTGCCACCGAAAAATCTTTTTAGCTGGGTTGGCTTTGCGAACTTCGGAAATGTGATCACAGGAGATATTGCGAGTACCTTCTTCCCGGTTCTGAGCTGGACGTTGATTTGGGCGGTATTGGCTACAGCTACGACTTTTTTCTTTGGGATTTTATTAGCTCTTTTGATCAATGCCAAAGGAGTTAAAGGAAAAAAAGTTTGGCGGACGATTTTTGTGATCACGATGGCTGTACCCCAGTTTGTGAGTTTGTTGCTGATGGCTAATCTATTCAACGGATCAGGACCAGTCAATGCGCTGTTGCAAAATTGGGGGTTGATCGATCAGCCGATTCCGTTTTTAACAGATGGATTGTTAGCGAAAGTTACTGTTATTTTTGTGAATATGTGGGTAGGGATTCCGGTGACGATGTTAGTAGCGACAGGGATCATCACTAATTTACCAGATGACCAAATCGAAGCTGCTGAAATAGATGGCGCAAATAAATTCCAGATTTTTAAAAACATTACGTTCCCTCAAATTTTATTTGTGATGGCACCGAGCTTGATCCAGCAGTTTATTGGAAATATCAATAACTTCAATGTGATTTTCTTGCTGACTGGTGGACAACCTGCTAATAGCAATTATCATTCAGCGGGGGAAACAGATTTGCTGGTTACGTGGTTGTATAAACTGACAGTCACTGCGGCGGATTATAATTTGGCTTCCGTAATCGGGATCATCATCTTTGTTCTATCAGCGGTCTTCTCTTTGATTGCTTATACACGAAGCAGCTCATTTAAAACAGAAGGGGCGTAA
- a CDS encoding sugar ABC transporter permease — protein sequence MKSKKRKMLFVHYTLLTILSIVWIFPIVWIVLTSFRSEGGAFVTYFIPKQFTFENYKMLLTSSTYPFVQWFLNTLFVAVCSCILSTLITIAMAYSLSRLRFRARKPFLKLALVLNMFPGFMSMIAVYYILKAMNLTGSLLALILVYSSGAALSFYIAKGFFDTIPMALDESAMIDGASKFEIFTKITLPLSKPIIVYTALMAFMAPWMDFIFAKIILGDNVNKYTVAIGLFTMQTRDKIDQYFMAFTAGCVLIAVPITLLFIFMQKYYVEGITSGSVKG from the coding sequence ATGAAATCGAAAAAAAGAAAAATGTTGTTCGTTCACTATACATTGTTGACGATTTTGTCGATCGTCTGGATTTTTCCGATCGTTTGGATCGTGTTGACAAGCTTTCGTAGTGAAGGCGGGGCATTTGTAACGTACTTTATTCCAAAGCAATTTACTTTTGAAAATTATAAAATGCTTCTGACAAGCTCGACGTATCCGTTTGTACAATGGTTTTTAAATACGCTGTTTGTTGCAGTCTGCAGTTGTATTTTATCTACGCTGATCACGATTGCGATGGCTTATTCGCTTAGTCGTCTGAGATTTAGAGCGAGAAAACCGTTTTTGAAGCTAGCGCTTGTTTTGAATATGTTTCCAGGTTTTATGAGTATGATCGCTGTGTACTATATTTTAAAAGCGATGAATTTGACAGGAAGTTTATTGGCGTTGATTTTAGTCTATTCTTCTGGTGCGGCATTGAGCTTTTATATAGCAAAAGGGTTCTTTGATACGATTCCGATGGCATTGGATGAATCAGCAATGATCGATGGGGCGAGTAAATTTGAGATTTTTACTAAGATCACCCTTCCGTTAAGTAAGCCGATCATTGTTTATACGGCACTGATGGCATTTATGGCACCGTGGATGGATTTTATCTTCGCGAAAATTATTTTAGGGGATAATGTGAATAAGTATACCGTTGCGATCGGGTTGTTTACGATGCAGACGAGAGACAAGATCGATCAGTATTTTATGGCCTTTACAGCCGGTTGTGTATTGATT